CTCGAGCACGTCGGCCTCCGGCTCGGCCAAGTCAGTTACACCTTCGACGACCAGGTGACGTCCGGCCGCATCATCTACCAGTTCCAGCTGCCGGGGGCGCAGCTCGCGTCCAACGGCGGCGTCGACGTGCTCGTGAGCCAGGGCGCGCCGCCGTTTTCGCTCCCGTTTGGACCGCCGGGGCAGAACAAAGGGCCGAAGGATCCCGGCGATCACGAGCACGGGGGGTGAGCATGGACGCTCCGCTAACGGTGACGGTGCAGCCGACGCCTAACGTCAACGCGCTCAAGTTCGTCGTGAACCGGCGCGTGACCGAAGGCCGCAGTCAGACCTTCACCGACGCCGCGACCGCGGCGGTGCCGCTCGCGCGCGAGCTGCTCGGCATCGCCGGGGTGCGGCAGGTGTTCTTCCTCAACGACTTCATCACGGTGACCCGCACCGAAGGCGCCGACTGGGACGCGGTCGTACCGCGCGCCGAGTCGCTGATCCGGCAGCACCTCGCCTGAACCGGGTCGTGCGCCGCGCCGCATTCGAGCGTCTGGTCGCGCAGGCCCTCGACGGATTGCCCCCCCGTTTTGCCGAACGGCTCCGCAACGTCGCGGTGATGGTCGAAGCGCGACCGTCGCGCGAGATCGCCGCGGAACTCGGCGGCGACATCCTCGGCCTGTACCAGGGCGCGAGCGAGTTGGAGCAGTCGCCGATGGCGCCGTACGAGCTCCCCGAGATCGTCGTGATCTACCAGCAGAACATCGAGGCGATCTGCCGAAGCGACGCCGAGATCATCGACGAGGTTCGCAAGACCGTCATCCACGAGGTCGGTCACCACTTCGGGCTCAGCGACGAGGAGATGGAAGAATGAGGCGAGACGGAGTTGACAGAGCGGGGGGAGGGTGTATACTGCCGTGGGGAGACTGACCAGTCAGTCTGGGAGGAAAAATTGGCGTCAGCCGTAGAGCGATTGAGTAAAACGCAGCAACGAGAAGATACTCGCCGGAAAATACTCGATTCAGCCGCTCAGGTGTTCGCCAGTAAGGGGTTCCACGGGTCGGTCGTCGACGACATAGTCAAGGCTTCCGGCACCTCCAAGGGTGCCGTTTATTTTTACTTCGAGAGCAAAGAACAAATCTTCTTTTCTCTCGTCGAGGACTACGTGTCCACGCTGGCCCAAGAGATGCAACTGGCCGTTCAGCACGGGCGCGGACTTGTCGCCCAGGTCGAGGCGGCGATCGCGACCCTCGTGCGCAGCTTCCAGGTTCACCGCGCGCTCGCGCGCATCGTGTTGCTCGACTGGCCGATGGCGGGCGCCGAGTTTCAGGGAAAGCGCATCGCGCTCAAAGGCATGCTGGTGGAAATCCTGCGCGGGTACCTGGACCGGGCCGTGCAGGACGGCCGCATCGACCCCCAGGACACCGAACTGGCCGCGTACGTCTGGATCGGCGCGATCGGCGAGGTGGTCGTGCGCTGGCTGAACACCGGCCGGCCCGCGCCGCTCGAGGACGTCATCGCGCCGCTGACCCGTCTGCTGCTGAACAGCGTCGGTCTCGTGCCCACGCCGTCGGCGGCGCCGTGAGGGCGGATGAACCAGACGCGCGCGCCCGGACCTGGACGCGCCTCGCCCGGGCGGCGTTTCTTCACGGCGAGTTCGTGCTGAGTTCGGGCCGCCGCAGCTCGTACTACATCGACAAGTACCTGTTCGAAACCGATCCTGAGCTGCTGCGAGAGATCTCGCGCCTGCTCGCCGGGATGCTGCCCGCGGGCACGACCCGCCTCATCGGACCGGCGCTCGGCGGCGTGCCGCTCGCCACGGCGGTTGCGCTCGAGACCGGGCTGCCGTTTGCGATCGTGCGGCCCGGCGCCAAGGAGTACGGCACCGCCAAGACGATCGAAGGGCGCGTCGAAGCGGGTGACCGCGCCGTCGTCCTCGAGGACGTGGTGACGACGGGGGCGCAGTCGGTGCGCGCGGCCCGGACGGTGGAAGAAGCCGGGGCCAAGGTCCTTGCGATTCTCGCCGTCATCGACCGGCACGAGGGAGGGCGCGAGGGCGTGGAGGGCGCCGGCTTCCGGTTCGACGCGCTCTACGACCTGGCGGAGTGGAAGCCGTAGCGCGTCAGGCGATGGCGATCGGCCGCACCGGCGAGCCCGTCGCGCCGACGAACTTGAGCGGCGCGCAGACGAAGAGAAACGTCGCACATCCGTCGCGGCTGAGCTCTTCGAGGTTGAGGTTCTCGATGATCGGAATGCCGCAGCGCGCGATGAGATGCAGGTGCGCGAACAACTGGCCGCCGGTCTTCGGGTCCCGCTCCTCGGTCTCGTCCCAAGTCATGTTGTCACAGGCGGCGCAGGCGACCTTGTGGTCCGCCGCCCATTCGCTGCCGCTGCGGCCCACGCCGGCGGCGGCGAGATATCTCGGCGCATCATCCCAGATCTTGCCGTAGCCGGTCCGTACGAGCAGGGCGTCGCCCGGCCGCACGTTGACCCCGGCGCGGTGCGCCGCCGCTTCGAGGTCGTCGCCGGTGATCCGGTAGTGCGCCGGCAGCGGATCTTCCCCGAGTTTGTGCGCGAGGGCGGCGCAGACGTCGAGCAGCACGCCGCGCGCGACGATCGGTTGCATCGTCTCGACGCCGTGCATCTTGAACCCGCGGGAGTTCTCGATCTTCGGGGTGAGCTTGACGCCGCCGAAGAGGCACAGGTCGGCCGCCTGATGCGACAGCGCGTCGATGTGCGTGCCGGTGTGTTCCATCATGACCAGCATGCCGGATGCGCCGCTGCGCGGTCCGAACCGCTCGGGGTCGTAGGTGTCCTCGTGCCGCCGGTGCAGCTGATAAATGTAGCCCGGCCGGTGCGCCTCGTGGACGGGCATCGCCGCCGTCCGCGGCTGTTCCAGGTCGTAGATCTTGCGTTTCGTGACCGCCCCAACCAACGCCTCGACGTCCTCGTGCCGCGGCATTGATTCCACCTCCCGACCGAGCATTGACTGCACGTTCGCCGCGGGCCCGCCCGGTTCCGGGCGGGCCGCGGCGGGGTGCCCGTTTGGAGGGCCGGCGGGGCCGCCCGAGAGGAGCTATTTCGACGGGCCCCGAGGGGATGCCGCGCGACCGTTCCCGCCGGCCCTGGAAATTGGCACCCGGCCGTAGTATAGTAGGCAGTGGAAAGATGACTAAACTAGTCGAGAATCCCGGCACCTCCGCCCCGGCCTATAAAGGCGGGGTTGCCGGCCGGAGGGGGCCGTTGAGCACCGAGCTCGTTATCAAGGATCTGTGGGCGCAGGTTGAAGACAAGGTCATTCTGAAGGGCTCGTCGCTGACCGTCGGATCGGGCGAGATTCACGCGCTGATGGGCCCCAACGGTTCAGGCAAAAGCACGCTGGCCAACGTCCTGATGGGCAATCCGTTCTATCAAGTCCAGCGCGGCGAGGTCCTCTACAAGGGCGAAGACCTTCTGGCGATCCCCCCCGACGAGCGCGCCCGCAGGGGGCTCTTCATCGCGTTCCAGTATCCGGTGAGCATTCCCGGCGTGACGATGGCGTCCTTCCTCCGCACCGCGGTGAGCGCGCGGCGCGGGATGGACAAGGACAAGCTGATGGGCCTCGCCGAGTTCCAGAAGCTCGTCAAGGCGAAGGTCGAGGAGCTGCAGGTCGACCCGACGATCCTCGGCCGCTACGTCAACGAAGGCTTCAGCGGCGGCGAGAAGAAGCGCGCGGAGATTCTCCAGATGGCGATGCTCGAGCCGGAGATCGCGATCATGGACGAGACCGACTCCGGCCTCGACGTCGACGCGGTGAAGATCGTGGCCGCCGGCGTGAACCGCATGTACGAGCTGTCCGGCAAGACGATGGGTGTGCTCGTCATCACGCACTACCCCCGGATCCTCAAGTACATCCGGCCGACGCGCGTGCACGTGATGTTCGACGGGCGGATCGTGACGTCCGGGACCGAGGGGCTGGCCGAGGAGCTCGACCAGATCGGATACGACGGGATTCGCGCGCAGTACGAGAAAGTCGCCGCGGAAGTCGCCGGTGAGGGCGAGGTTCGCAGCGCCGGTAAGGTCTTCTGGGTGAAGCACTAGAAAGGAGAGAGGCGATGGCCGTTACCAACCCGCTGGGCATCGATCTCGACCAGTACAAGTATGGATTCCACGACCCGGAGCAGTACGCGTTCAAGTCCCGCAAGGGCC
This window of the bacterium genome carries:
- a CDS encoding metallopeptidase family protein → MRRAAFERLVAQALDGLPPRFAERLRNVAVMVEARPSREIAAELGGDILGLYQGASELEQSPMAPYELPEIVVIYQQNIEAICRSDAEIIDEVRKTVIHEVGHHFGLSDEEMEE
- a CDS encoding TetR/AcrR family transcriptional regulator → MSKTQQREDTRRKILDSAAQVFASKGFHGSVVDDIVKASGTSKGAVYFYFESKEQIFFSLVEDYVSTLAQEMQLAVQHGRGLVAQVEAAIATLVRSFQVHRALARIVLLDWPMAGAEFQGKRIALKGMLVEILRGYLDRAVQDGRIDPQDTELAAYVWIGAIGEVVVRWLNTGRPAPLEDVIAPLTRLLLNSVGLVPTPSAAP
- a CDS encoding NifU N-terminal domain-containing protein; this encodes MDAPLTVTVQPTPNVNALKFVVNRRVTEGRSQTFTDAATAAVPLARELLGIAGVRQVFFLNDFITVTRTEGADWDAVVPRAESLIRQHLA
- the sufC gene encoding Fe-S cluster assembly ATPase SufC, translating into MSTELVIKDLWAQVEDKVILKGSSLTVGSGEIHALMGPNGSGKSTLANVLMGNPFYQVQRGEVLYKGEDLLAIPPDERARRGLFIAFQYPVSIPGVTMASFLRTAVSARRGMDKDKLMGLAEFQKLVKAKVEELQVDPTILGRYVNEGFSGGEKKRAEILQMAMLEPEIAIMDETDSGLDVDAVKIVAAGVNRMYELSGKTMGVLVITHYPRILKYIRPTRVHVMFDGRIVTSGTEGLAEELDQIGYDGIRAQYEKVAAEVAGEGEVRSAGKVFWVKH
- the pyrE gene encoding orotate phosphoribosyltransferase, which produces MRADEPDARARTWTRLARAAFLHGEFVLSSGRRSSYYIDKYLFETDPELLREISRLLAGMLPAGTTRLIGPALGGVPLATAVALETGLPFAIVRPGAKEYGTAKTIEGRVEAGDRAVVLEDVVTTGAQSVRAARTVEEAGAKVLAILAVIDRHEGGREGVEGAGFRFDALYDLAEWKP
- a CDS encoding cyclase family protein; amino-acid sequence: MPRHEDVEALVGAVTKRKIYDLEQPRTAAMPVHEAHRPGYIYQLHRRHEDTYDPERFGPRSGASGMLVMMEHTGTHIDALSHQAADLCLFGGVKLTPKIENSRGFKMHGVETMQPIVARGVLLDVCAALAHKLGEDPLPAHYRITGDDLEAAAHRAGVNVRPGDALLVRTGYGKIWDDAPRYLAAAGVGRSGSEWAADHKVACAACDNMTWDETEERDPKTGGQLFAHLHLIARCGIPIIENLNLEELSRDGCATFLFVCAPLKFVGATGSPVRPIAIA